The following are encoded together in the Bradymonas sediminis genome:
- a CDS encoding SDR family oxidoreductase, with protein sequence MSRSKRRRKQRVLITGIAGNLGRAVARRLHRSYEIVGIDRRPVRYMPKDIEIENVDIRRRRAEDVFRREHLDAVVHLNIMHDPRARQEEHHAFNIMGTQKLVELAAEHRVPKVVVLSSANVYGPDPKNDQFLNEDAPLMGGQNFMAIRDLIALDMFCNTFFWRHSEIETVILRPANIVGRVNNAPSRYLRLARPVTVMGFDPMVQIIHVEDVVTAIECALTPGVRGVYNIAGPSPVPLSTLIKMMGKVRRPVPEPVARAVLKAAWSLKMSDWPVPELDHIKYVCMVDDALARRELGFKHAFEIDRILSDLSQPLMPF encoded by the coding sequence TTGAGTCGTTCCAAACGAAGGAGAAAGCAGCGCGTTCTGATCACCGGCATCGCCGGAAATCTGGGACGCGCGGTCGCCCGAAGGCTGCACCGAAGCTATGAGATCGTGGGCATCGACCGGCGCCCGGTGCGCTATATGCCCAAGGATATCGAGATTGAGAATGTGGATATCCGCCGGCGGCGTGCCGAGGATGTCTTCCGGCGCGAGCACCTGGACGCGGTGGTGCACCTCAATATCATGCACGACCCGCGGGCGCGCCAGGAGGAGCATCACGCCTTCAATATCATGGGGACCCAGAAGCTGGTGGAGTTGGCGGCCGAGCACCGGGTGCCCAAGGTGGTGGTGCTCTCCAGCGCGAATGTCTACGGGCCGGACCCCAAAAACGACCAATTCCTCAACGAAGACGCGCCCTTAATGGGGGGGCAGAACTTCATGGCGATCCGCGATCTCATCGCGCTCGATATGTTTTGCAACACGTTTTTCTGGCGTCATTCCGAGATTGAGACCGTCATTTTGCGCCCGGCGAATATCGTGGGACGGGTCAATAATGCGCCGAGTCGCTATCTGCGCCTGGCGCGCCCGGTGACGGTGATGGGCTTTGACCCGATGGTTCAGATCATTCACGTCGAGGACGTGGTCACGGCGATCGAGTGCGCGCTGACCCCGGGGGTGCGCGGAGTTTATAATATCGCGGGGCCCTCGCCGGTGCCGTTGTCGACGCTGATAAAAATGATGGGGAAGGTGCGCCGGCCGGTGCCTGAGCCGGTCGCGCGCGCGGTGCTTAAGGCGGCCTGGTCGCTAAAAATGAGCGACTGGCCGGTGCCCGAGCTCGACCATATAAAATACGTTTGCATGGTCGATGATGCGCTGGCGCGCCGGGAGCTTGGGTTCAAACACGCCTTTGAAATCGACCGCATACTCAGCGATCTCAGCCAACCATTGATGCCTTTTTGA
- a CDS encoding lysophospholipid acyltransferase family protein has translation MSDTDSSVFESIRWLRRRLDDALVGGLDPKVWDNISSMRAGQNEYGYDPFGFEPEFLKYIYPVAERLYRHYFRVETFNIDNIPDDGPVLLIANHTGQIPIDGFLIGCALLFDRQPARMVRSMVEHWVATLPFASWFMARAGQVVGTRQNARILLGRGGCILVFPEGTRGVNKTYDRAYELARFGNGFMRLALETNTPIIPVGVVGGEEQLPTIWNFESFARLLGLPAFPITPTWPLLGPLGALPLPVKYRIHFGELMHFEGASDDEDRVIEEKVDQVKAAIRGLVQTGLRERKGVFF, from the coding sequence ATGAGCGATACGGATTCAAGCGTGTTCGAATCGATTCGCTGGTTGCGCCGTCGCCTGGACGACGCGCTGGTGGGCGGGTTGGACCCGAAGGTCTGGGACAATATTTCCTCGATGCGCGCGGGGCAAAATGAGTATGGCTACGACCCGTTCGGGTTTGAGCCGGAGTTCCTCAAATATATCTACCCGGTGGCCGAGCGCCTGTATCGCCATTATTTTCGGGTCGAGACATTTAATATCGACAATATTCCGGACGACGGCCCGGTGCTTCTGATTGCCAATCACACCGGTCAGATCCCCATCGACGGGTTTTTGATCGGCTGCGCGCTGCTCTTTGACCGCCAGCCGGCGCGTATGGTGCGCAGTATGGTGGAGCATTGGGTGGCGACGCTGCCGTTCGCCTCCTGGTTTATGGCGCGCGCCGGGCAGGTGGTGGGCACGCGGCAGAACGCGCGGATTTTGCTGGGGCGTGGCGGGTGTATTCTGGTGTTTCCGGAGGGCACGCGCGGGGTCAATAAGACCTACGACCGGGCGTATGAATTGGCGCGATTTGGCAACGGGTTTATGCGCCTGGCGCTGGAGACCAACACGCCGATCATCCCGGTCGGGGTGGTCGGCGGCGAGGAGCAGTTGCCGACGATCTGGAATTTCGAGTCCTTCGCGCGCCTGCTGGGGCTTCCGGCGTTCCCGATTACGCCGACCTGGCCGCTGCTGGGACCGCTCGGGGCGCTGCCGCTGCCGGTGAAATACCGCATTCATTTCGGGGAGCTCATGCATTTTGAAGGGGCGAGCGATGATGAAGACCGCGTCATCGAGGAGAAGGTCGACCAGGTAAAAGCGGCGATCCGCGGGTTGGTTCAGACAGGGTTGCGCGAGCGCAAAGGGGTGTTCTTTTGA
- a CDS encoding glutathione S-transferase N-terminal domain-containing protein has product MISKLNNAHSLLVSVARLGLGLTVTEYCRENPPRPEMPLELYQYEGCPFCRKVREAMSRLDLAYISRSSAKGAGANRYFVSARAGKTQFPFLVDPNTGAELYESEAIIDYLAETYGGGRSALAKAVAPLSTLNSALAGGLRPRGLSSRLKKPRDAQPEQLLELYNFEASPFCRKVREVLDELELDALIQNVAKGSKRRPELVKRGGQMMVPFLVDPNTGRQLYESDDIVAYLRATYKGG; this is encoded by the coding sequence ATGATCTCTAAGTTGAATAATGCCCATTCACTCCTGGTGTCTGTGGCGCGTTTGGGGCTCGGGCTCACGGTCACTGAGTATTGTCGCGAGAACCCGCCGCGCCCCGAAATGCCGCTTGAGCTGTACCAATACGAGGGCTGCCCCTTTTGCCGAAAAGTGCGGGAGGCGATGAGCCGGCTGGACCTGGCCTATATTTCGCGAAGCAGCGCGAAGGGGGCGGGGGCCAATCGCTATTTCGTGAGCGCCCGCGCCGGAAAGACGCAGTTTCCGTTTCTGGTCGACCCGAATACCGGCGCCGAGCTCTACGAGTCGGAGGCCATCATTGACTATCTGGCCGAGACTTATGGGGGCGGGCGCAGCGCCCTGGCCAAGGCCGTGGCGCCGCTGAGCACGCTGAACTCGGCCCTGGCCGGCGGGCTGCGCCCGCGCGGGCTGAGCAGCCGGCTCAAGAAGCCGCGCGACGCCCAGCCCGAGCAGCTCCTGGAGCTCTATAATTTTGAGGCATCGCCGTTTTGTCGCAAGGTGCGCGAGGTGCTCGATGAGTTGGAGCTCGACGCGCTGATTCAGAACGTTGCCAAGGGCAGCAAGCGCCGCCCTGAGCTCGTGAAGCGCGGTGGCCAGATGATGGTGCCATTCCTGGTGGACCCGAATACCGGGCGGCAATTATACGAGTCCGACGACATCGTCGCGTACCTTCGGGCGACCTATAAGGGCGGCTGA
- a CDS encoding endonuclease: protein MKRQPSDQETRNFTMITAALVASVLFYGCIVALLASGVSPLSSTNGVFRPSPEPHPRLRDARLKEALRKDWSAAHQPLSYIGARSALWGSIDGDGRKAAGAYTGVTIEYFKQPLPNAGAVEHAWPLTRLPSAARSDLHHSFAVTGEARAARLNLHYGSVKVPVWSRGGSKSGPGARVKPVFEVRKEKRGDFARAMFYVATVYDLKIPLSEEHILRKWDREDPPDAVEKTRNAKISALQNSRNPFVDYPGLTKRISDF, encoded by the coding sequence ATGAAACGCCAGCCATCAGATCAAGAGACTCGAAACTTCACGATGATCACCGCAGCGCTCGTCGCGTCGGTGCTTTTTTACGGGTGCATCGTGGCCTTGCTGGCCTCGGGAGTCTCGCCGCTGAGTTCCACCAACGGCGTCTTTCGCCCCAGCCCGGAGCCCCATCCGCGGCTCCGCGACGCCCGCCTCAAAGAGGCGCTGCGCAAGGACTGGTCCGCGGCGCACCAACCGCTCTCCTATATCGGCGCGCGCTCGGCCCTCTGGGGCTCGATCGACGGCGACGGGCGAAAGGCCGCAGGCGCTTATACCGGCGTGACCATCGAGTATTTTAAGCAACCGCTCCCCAACGCCGGCGCCGTCGAGCACGCCTGGCCGCTGACCCGGCTCCCCAGCGCCGCGCGCAGCGATCTGCACCATAGCTTCGCGGTCACCGGAGAAGCGCGCGCCGCCCGGCTCAACCTGCACTACGGCAGCGTAAAAGTTCCGGTCTGGTCGCGCGGCGGGTCGAAATCAGGCCCGGGCGCGCGGGTCAAACCCGTCTTCGAGGTCCGCAAAGAAAAGCGCGGGGACTTCGCCCGCGCGATGTTCTACGTCGCCACCGTCTACGACCTGAAGATCCCCCTGAGCGAGGAGCATATCCTGCGCAAATGGGACCGCGAAGACCCGCCCGACGCGGTCGAAAAGACGCGCAACGCAAAGATCTCGGCGCTTCAAAACTCGCGCAACCCCTTCGTCGACTACCCCGGTTTGACCAAACGTATTTCGGACTTCTAA
- a CDS encoding tetratricopeptide repeat protein, with amino-acid sequence MSNNDEETVEQRLRELRWDDDEETKVLEEDSLSDLRNFRAPGVELGSPSPEGEAHNPWAQRSDATLDFDSASWTGIDPVSDVVHPARRDNPTTLEVEVGEEQLAALRDERRARLKQLDAGARRAPTPRPAPPSQITPSVKKRTIREQAPSVTTGSHDLLTGEAAAYRHWNLKETSLAGILLSLVGVSEPAVLELHSGKSRAQLLISAGQLLEVRLLPCSAQHSLCTSLAKKGRVTPAQAASVRQYAMKHGVSEASALLKAGNLLPATTIRAAARARRRHLISRLLQAQLVEASAYHIESLPEGAHVAPIPLVGILFERVRAYYDTAQPSVRAKAEQRYLGMHLKRKHNFAFSINHLEVSVNERQLLDRVLTRERPYDRVVHNSPTSRDATLSILAGLDAVGVLRVTTPGLSEHESSNSEEELVRASMRIDAMESRLKAENYFDILEVHWSSYDAEISRAYQELSAYFELIKQPLGLDAAQRARLGAIRGKLDRIYAVLRDPIRRAEYRRTLVPTANIRRAARKFDMLGAAAFRKRQFHSALDYYQRLLSLEPNNKSISRLLPVLLSRTTT; translated from the coding sequence ATGTCGAATAATGACGAGGAGACCGTAGAGCAACGCCTGCGCGAGTTGCGCTGGGACGACGATGAAGAGACTAAGGTGCTCGAGGAAGATAGTTTGTCGGATCTGCGCAATTTTCGCGCGCCCGGCGTGGAACTCGGCAGCCCGAGCCCGGAGGGTGAGGCGCATAATCCCTGGGCTCAGCGCAGCGACGCGACCTTAGACTTTGACTCGGCGTCATGGACGGGCATCGACCCGGTCAGCGATGTGGTCCATCCGGCCCGGCGCGACAACCCGACGACGCTCGAGGTGGAGGTTGGCGAGGAGCAATTAGCGGCCCTGCGCGACGAGCGGCGCGCCCGGCTCAAGCAGCTCGACGCGGGCGCCCGACGCGCCCCAACGCCCCGCCCGGCGCCCCCCAGTCAGATTACGCCTTCGGTAAAAAAACGAACCATCCGCGAGCAGGCGCCCTCGGTCACGACGGGCTCCCACGACTTGCTAACCGGCGAGGCCGCGGCATATCGGCACTGGAATCTAAAAGAGACGTCGTTGGCAGGGATCCTATTGTCGCTGGTCGGTGTCAGTGAGCCGGCGGTGCTGGAACTTCACTCGGGCAAGAGCCGCGCGCAGTTATTGATCAGCGCGGGCCAGCTGCTCGAGGTCCGACTGCTGCCCTGCTCGGCGCAGCATTCGCTATGCACGAGTCTGGCGAAGAAGGGCCGGGTGACGCCGGCGCAGGCGGCCTCGGTGCGCCAATACGCGATGAAGCATGGAGTCAGCGAGGCGAGCGCTCTGCTCAAGGCTGGAAATTTACTGCCCGCCACGACGATTCGCGCCGCGGCGCGGGCGCGCCGGCGACATCTCATCAGTCGCCTTCTCCAGGCCCAATTGGTCGAGGCGAGCGCCTACCATATCGAATCGTTGCCCGAGGGGGCGCATGTCGCCCCGATTCCGTTGGTTGGGATCTTATTCGAGCGCGTCCGGGCGTATTATGACACCGCGCAGCCCAGCGTGAGAGCGAAGGCTGAGCAGCGATATCTCGGCATGCATCTGAAGCGGAAGCATAATTTCGCCTTCAGCATTAATCATCTTGAGGTATCGGTGAATGAGCGCCAATTGCTCGACCGGGTGCTCACGCGCGAGCGTCCCTATGACCGCGTGGTGCATAACTCGCCGACCTCACGCGACGCGACGCTGTCGATCCTGGCGGGGCTCGACGCGGTGGGCGTGCTCAGGGTGACGACCCCGGGGCTGTCGGAGCACGAGTCCTCGAACTCCGAGGAAGAGCTTGTCCGCGCGTCGATGCGCATTGACGCGATGGAATCTCGCCTAAAGGCCGAGAATTATTTCGACATACTCGAGGTCCATTGGTCGAGCTATGACGCCGAGATTTCGCGGGCCTATCAGGAGTTGAGCGCCTATTTTGAATTGATTAAGCAGCCGCTGGGGTTGGACGCGGCCCAGCGCGCGCGCCTCGGGGCGATTCGTGGAAAGTTGGATCGGATCTACGCGGTGCTGCGCGACCCGATTCGTCGGGCCGAATACCGCCGCACGCTGGTCCCGACGGCCAATATTCGCCGCGCGGCCCGAAAGTTTGATATGTTGGGCGCGGCGGCGTTTCGAAAGAGGCAATTCCACAGCGCGTTGGATTATTATCAGCGGCTCCTATCGCTGGAGCCCAATAATAAGAGCATCAGCCGGCTGCTGCCGGTGTTGCTCTCGCGCACCACGACCTAA
- a CDS encoding CehA/McbA family metallohydrolase produces MPTQNRRTRSLILSRLTLICALSMALGACSDDSKKTKDAPDVISDVTDDKDGKDAGDDADATEPLDPYERTPAQPGVSEDGAADVEASLQAGEARVGRITGEQTDFTGVWAQCRAGDFKLYNSKIVVCVQAETTNRFEFYTGGMIVDARRVDGPREDVLGQVLPLLALGTTNTSKVEVVRDGSDGGAAVVRATATDVGIAHIYGLLGQHLGASLKVNVVTEYRLEPDSDTVEIVSWYQHPGTGKRSFPAGDWFGYGDRAKLFVAEKGEEPPTGEFSWLASLAPERSYGWVADAGTQAKGLALGAVDIPWVGAHGTTMKLDPGQEKPLRRWFVVGDGTLADIRERAAELRGEEIAGDRRTIHIETEAGEPLVGHWVRVFEGETPVGLGQTDASGDVIFRLEDGDYNFKIDSFAAGTAFERPLSISGADASLTVETPGSLRLDISEAGSAKKPTSRVVISGGSGWAGVALHGELDLQLAPGTYQVSVSRGPEFDAESFSVEIVAGEEVQKSAEISRAFDTDGWLSGDFHQHMEGSIDSTVRVDDRLLENASVGVEIVVSTDHEVITDLAPLVSKYGLEDDLRTFKGVEASPIDTHVCMYPMDQDVTQRGNGSIPLAELDDEGNEVRRLIPGVVEIARTLPSDPVLQLNHARNSSSGMLNQVGFDPELGPEAVDDARFTTDFDVIEVVNRYDDTCQLLADWSGLLNYGVRLTGVGNSDTHDLSGESGLPRNFLRIEKEPKDVTRDDLRTAMRSGRVTVGSHAFIDFSDGKLPGDLLEVNAGEPVDFGVRVQTPAWAQSNHLFAIVNGEVVEVMQRGQGATEHLDFAETVSLTFSEDSWVVFFSYGGSPSGPVHSGKPVIAFTNPVFVDTDGNGVFDAPGLRALELSAIAPLCD; encoded by the coding sequence ATGCCCACTCAAAATCGTCGTACTCGAAGCCTGATCTTAAGCCGTCTCACTCTTATTTGCGCGCTTTCGATGGCGTTGGGGGCATGCAGCGATGACTCCAAAAAAACCAAGGATGCGCCCGATGTCATCTCGGACGTGACCGATGACAAGGACGGGAAGGACGCCGGCGATGATGCCGACGCGACCGAGCCGTTGGACCCCTATGAGCGCACGCCTGCGCAGCCGGGTGTGTCAGAGGACGGGGCGGCCGATGTGGAGGCTTCGCTGCAGGCCGGTGAGGCGCGGGTGGGTCGAATCACCGGCGAGCAGACCGACTTTACCGGCGTCTGGGCGCAATGCCGCGCGGGTGATTTTAAGCTCTATAACTCCAAAATCGTCGTGTGCGTGCAGGCGGAGACGACCAACCGCTTTGAGTTTTATACTGGCGGCATGATCGTCGACGCGCGCCGGGTGGACGGCCCGCGCGAAGATGTCCTGGGTCAGGTGCTCCCGCTGCTTGCGTTAGGCACGACCAATACCAGCAAGGTCGAGGTGGTTCGCGACGGCAGCGACGGCGGCGCGGCCGTGGTGCGCGCGACCGCGACCGATGTTGGCATCGCCCATATTTACGGGCTTTTGGGCCAGCACCTGGGCGCCTCGCTCAAGGTCAATGTGGTCACCGAATATCGCCTGGAGCCCGACAGCGACACCGTCGAAATCGTGAGTTGGTACCAGCATCCGGGCACGGGAAAACGCTCGTTCCCGGCCGGCGATTGGTTCGGGTACGGGGATCGCGCGAAGCTATTCGTGGCGGAGAAGGGCGAAGAGCCGCCGACCGGGGAGTTCTCCTGGCTGGCGTCCCTGGCGCCCGAGCGCTCCTACGGCTGGGTGGCCGACGCGGGCACCCAGGCAAAGGGGCTGGCGCTGGGAGCGGTGGATATCCCCTGGGTCGGCGCGCACGGCACGACGATGAAGTTGGACCCGGGCCAGGAGAAGCCGCTGCGCCGCTGGTTCGTGGTGGGCGACGGGACGCTGGCCGACATTCGCGAGCGCGCCGCGGAGTTGCGCGGCGAGGAGATCGCCGGCGATCGGCGAACCATCCACATTGAGACCGAAGCGGGCGAGCCGCTGGTGGGGCATTGGGTCCGCGTTTTTGAGGGCGAGACGCCCGTTGGGCTCGGGCAAACAGACGCCAGTGGCGACGTGATTTTTCGCCTCGAAGACGGCGATTATAACTTCAAGATCGACAGCTTCGCCGCCGGAACTGCGTTCGAGCGGCCGCTGAGCATCAGCGGCGCGGACGCGTCTCTCACGGTCGAGACCCCTGGTTCGCTGCGCCTGGATATCAGCGAGGCTGGCAGCGCCAAGAAGCCGACCTCGCGTGTCGTCATCAGTGGCGGGAGCGGCTGGGCGGGCGTCGCGCTTCACGGCGAGCTCGATTTGCAATTGGCGCCTGGGACCTATCAGGTCTCGGTTTCGCGCGGCCCGGAGTTCGACGCCGAGAGCTTCTCGGTCGAGATCGTCGCCGGCGAGGAAGTTCAAAAGAGCGCCGAGATTAGCCGCGCATTTGACACCGATGGCTGGCTGTCGGGCGACTTCCACCAGCATATGGAGGGCAGCATCGACAGCACGGTGCGCGTCGACGACCGCCTGCTTGAGAACGCCTCGGTGGGCGTCGAGATCGTGGTCTCCACCGATCATGAGGTGATCACCGACCTGGCTCCCCTGGTGAGCAAATACGGCCTCGAAGACGACCTGCGCACCTTTAAGGGCGTTGAGGCCTCGCCGATTGACACCCATGTGTGCATGTATCCGATGGACCAGGACGTGACGCAGCGCGGCAACGGGAGCATCCCGCTGGCCGAGCTGGATGATGAAGGCAATGAGGTGCGTCGCCTGATCCCCGGGGTGGTCGAGATCGCCCGGACGCTGCCGAGTGACCCGGTGCTGCAGCTTAACCACGCGCGAAATAGCTCCTCCGGCATGTTGAACCAGGTTGGCTTCGACCCGGAGCTTGGCCCCGAGGCGGTCGATGATGCGCGCTTCACCACCGACTTCGACGTCATCGAGGTCGTGAACCGCTATGACGATACCTGCCAATTGCTGGCCGATTGGAGCGGATTGCTCAACTACGGCGTGCGCCTGACCGGTGTCGGCAACTCCGATACCCATGATCTTTCGGGCGAGAGCGGGCTGCCGAGAAACTTCCTTCGCATTGAGAAGGAGCCCAAGGACGTGACCCGCGATGACCTGCGCACGGCGATGCGCTCGGGGCGGGTCACGGTGGGCTCGCACGCGTTTATCGACTTCTCCGACGGCAAGCTCCCGGGCGATCTGCTCGAGGTCAACGCCGGTGAGCCCGTCGACTTCGGCGTGCGCGTGCAGACGCCGGCGTGGGCCCAGTCAAACCACCTCTTCGCGATCGTGAACGGCGAGGTGGTCGAGGTGATGCAGCGCGGCCAAGGGGCCACCGAGCATCTCGACTTCGCCGAGACGGTCTCGTTGACCTTTAGCGAGGATAGCTGGGTCGTGTTCTTCAGCTACGGCGGCTCACCGAGCGGCCCGGTGCACTCGGGCAAGCCGGTCATCGCGTTCACCAACCCGGTCTTCGTCGACACCGATGGAAACGGCGTCTTCGACGCCCCCGGATTGCGGGCGCTTGAGCTGTCGGCGATTGCGCCGCTCTGTGATTAA